One Oryza glaberrima chromosome 10, OglaRS2, whole genome shotgun sequence DNA segment encodes these proteins:
- the LOC127752846 gene encoding putative glycine-rich cell wall structural protein 1, with product MASTKLAALGFVVLLSIGLASAARVERYSSSQGSGTGGGEGGGYVNGGGAGKGTGAGSGSSNYYGAHASGGGGGGGGGYSQYGGSGSGSGYGTGSGSSQTSQNGYYGYGGSSSAGGAGAGGGAGQAGGYWPSNGHGSGSGTGYGSSSANNYYGGPYANANAGGNGGGNGQGQYGGRGVGAGVGSGYGDANP from the coding sequence ATGGCAAGCACTAAGCTTGCAGCTCTTGGGTTCGTTGTTCTTTTAAGCATTGGATTAGCTAGTGCAGCAAGAGTAGAAAGATATTCTAGTTCCCAAGGTTCTGGCAcaggaggtggagagggaggaggatatGTGAACGGTGGAGGAGCGGGGAAAGGAACTGGGGCCGGGTCCGGTAGCAGCAACTATTATGGTGCTCATGCtagtggcggaggaggaggcggaggtggtggttaCAGCCAATACGGTGGATCGGGATCTGGTAGCGGATATGGCACGGGCTCAGGCTCTAGCCAGACCTCTCAAAATGGATATTATGGTTATGGTGGGTCATCCAGTGCTGGCGGCGCTGGTGCTGGTGGCGGTGCCGGACAAGCTGGTGGTTACTGGCCATCTAATGGTCATGGGTCTGGTAGTGGTACGGGTTATGGCTCTAGCTCCGCTAATAATTACTACGGAGGACCATACGCAAATGCTAATGCTGGTGGCAATGGTGGTGGTAACGGTCAAGGCCAATATGGTGGCCGTGGCGTTGGCGCAGGTGTTGGATCGGGATACGGTGACGCCAACCCTTAA